CGAGTCGTGTTTGGTAGGGTTTAGGTTGAGCCTAGCTTGAGTGGCAGGTTTTTTCTGGTTAAACAAGGCACAGCCAAACCCTTCACGGTAGTAAGCGGTTTTTGGGCGAAAGCCCCATACGCTGGCGGTCACGCTTTTCTCTTTTTTGTTTACTTTGATGCTGGTAAGCGACGCCGGAAAAAAATCAAGTTCTTGTTGTTTGACAGTGTTTGCTGGAATGCCTGCCAAAAAAACACAAGAGCACATGTTTTTGGCAGCATGCCCATTGAGAATGGGCAAACGAGGGTACAAATAAAATCTAAAGCCAATCACTGGAAGTAAAACAATGATCAGAAGGAGGGAGAGGGCTATTTTTCTTTTTTTCATCTTGCGGGTTTGAAAACCAGTAATTTAAAGTTTGCACTTATCTCGACTTTTCATAATAAGCGGCAAATCGTTTATTTTGTTTGTTGATTTGCAGCCCTGCTTTTCACTTAGGAATAGTACCAAAATAAATTTACATTTTTAACTTCATCTTTCGCTGATAGAATTCGTTAAAAAAACTTGCCGTAGCGCTGCTATGACGCCGTCCCGTAGGGCTGGCTCAACATCCACTGGATATTGCCCTGCCTCTCCTAACAACAAAATATTTTGGCGTTACTATAGAACTTTATTTTTACACCATTCCTTAACAAAAGCAATCATTCAAAAAATCGAGACAAGTTCTATGTCTTTATGCAATTAAGTTAAATTTACTTTAGCTTCAAAATTGTTTTGAGTGATGCCAAGGTTCAACAGCGCATAACAAACCAGCCTGGTAAATGATTGACTGACTGGTGTTTTTTAAAAAAGTCTTTTATAACGACAAAGGGGGGAAATCCTTGGTGCAAGCTTAGCTTTACCATTGCGGAAGCAACATAGGCCAAAGAAAAGCCAACCCAACAATTTGTTTTTTGCAAAAACATGGAAGTTTCAAAATCCCGATTTTTCTTCAGGGCAAGATGCTTCCTCGAAAAAAGGCACAAGTTTCAAAATCCCGATTTTTCTTCGGGGCGAGGGACGCTTGCGCCAGAAGTGCAACTCCGACAAAGTCCGAAGTATCAAAGTTTTATCGGAAAAAATCTTGAATTTATAAATATCGATATTTTTGGTGCGAGAGACTATTGCGCCAGAAAGGAGAAGTATTTGGTATCTTCCAGCTTCATATTGCCCTGTTTCGCAAATTACTTGATTGTATGAGGTAGGTTGTTTTATCTCTCTACTTTGCCAACATCGAGGCGGCGTCTTGCATAGCTAACAACAAATGTTGGTTGGCATTGTATACCTCTCGGTTTACGCTCAGCAACGACGAAATATCGGTTTCGCCCAAGTCTCCCTGATTAATTTGCTGGTAGGTTTCTTTTAAAAACTGTGCACTAATATCTTGGTTTTCTTGAATATAGGTAGGTAGTTTTGTGGATAGTTTGCCAGACTCAGTCAACTTAAGCAAACGGTGCAGTTCTAGGTAAAAGTCGTGCAAACGCCCCTTTAAGAACTCAAATAACGCTATTTTGCTATCGTTTGCCGACCGCTCAAACTCTTCGATATTATGGGCAATGTCTTTAAAGTCTTTGGCAGACATCATGGCATATCTTGCCGCGTGAATCAATTGGTTGAGTTGGCTAAACTCTTCGCTGCTCAGTGGTTCGTTTTGTACTTTCAGATAAAATGGCACTATTTCGCTTTCTAGCTGCTTGAGCGACTCATACACTGCTGGGTAGTCTTTTTCGCCAAACGCTTGCTTTCCTTCAGCACCTACAATACCTTGCCCAAAATCAAACAAACCTGTCTTTAGGTTCAATACCTTGAGGTGCAACACAAACACCAATTCTATCAGGTGGGTAATTTCGCTCTTAAGCGCTGCAATGGCAACTTCTGGTACTTGGCTGGTCACTTTGTTGATGTGACTTGCTACCATGTGGTCGTTGTGCTTAAACTTATTTTCGAGGAAACGGGCAAAAAAGCCCAAAAATGGAAATGTAAGTAATATACCCAACAAGTTGAACGCACTATGAAAAAGCACCAGCGTCATGAGTTTGTTGTCGTTGCCTGCTATTTTAGTTACCAAGTGCAACAACGGATACAAAAGTATCAGGGCAGTCAGGTCGGTCATCAGGTTAAACAAGAAATGACTCATTGCCACTTGTTTTTTTGCCGCAGTTCCGCTCAGCCCCCCCAACAAAATAGTAATAGTAGTGCCTAAGTCGTTGCCTATGACCATTGCTGCAGCAGCTTCCAGAGGCATCATCCCAGCATTGAGTGCGCTCAGGGTAATGACCATTGCCGCCGAACTTGACTGAATAATGGCGGTAAGCACAAACCCCACCAAAAACAAGGCATAAGGACCATAAGCTATGTAAGGGCTCAGATCGAAACCGGAGGCAAATTGTTCGATGCTTGCTTTCATGAAATTAAGCCCCAAAAACAATAGGCCAAAGCCTAGAAAAAAACGCCCAAATTCGCTCAGTTTTTTGTTGTCTTTAAAAAATATCAGCGATAAGCCCCCAATGGCAATAAAAGGCATGGCAAAGCCCTCAATGTCTACCTTAAAACCCAACGTGGCAACAATCCATCCAGTAAACGTAGTACCCAAGTTTGAGCCTATAATCACCCCCAAGGCATTACGAAGGCTCATTACTCCTGCACCTACAAACGCCAACACTATGAGAGTAACCACCGAACTACTCTGTAGCACTGCTGTAACTAATGTACCCGTAATGATTGCCTTAAGCGGGTTTTGGGTGTGTTTTCTTAGCAGTTTTTTAAATGAACTTCCCGCCAGATTTTTTAGCGCTTCTTCGAGAAAAAACAAGCCAATTAGAAAAATGCCTAGCCCAGCTAAAAACTTCCAGAAATCGACTGATCCGCTCATAAAAAGCCTTGTTTACGTTTGACAAATGAAGAAAACGAAAGGATTTGGGCAAAGTTAAAAATAAAATTGAAAAAACTAGATAAAGTTTTTGCTACATTAACTCATTGATTATCAACTTGGTTTGTCCACTGACCCACATTGGTTTAAGTTTAAGTGCAGCGGTAACTTAAGTCTAACGATGACGAACAAACAGTTTGTGCTTGCACTCCGAGCTTGACTCGGAGCAACTGTGCTTGCGCAAGCAAACCCAAGGTAGCCAATGCAAGCTTGGATATTTGTTTTTTGCAAAAACATGGAAGCAAGATGCTTCCTCGAAAAAAGGCACAAGCGAGAGACGCTTGCGCCAGGTTGGGCTTTACAAAGTATATCAAAGAAGATGGGGTGATAATCATTGGACTCTGACAAAGTGATAATTAAACATTTTGTATAATAAATGTATTTTTGTACTGTTAAACTTGTTTGATCTAAAATATTGGTAATTTGATCAAGGTTTAATAACTTAACTTTGGTTTTGATTTTATTGATACCTGTCTCCAATTGACATTCACCTAAACTATTTATGAGAAAATAACTTAAATCAATAATAAAATCATCTATGTAGATGATAGCTGTTTGTTTATTATCACTATACCATACTAATTGATTCATTTCATCACCAGAAATATAAGATTCATACTCTCCCAAAACCTCATTAATACTGTATATTTTATTGATGCCTTCTTGCTCTGTAATGTCAGCATCATCAAAGACTAATTTTTGAATCATCTATTCAATAATCTGATATACTCACGATATTTAAATGATTTATTCTGATTATAAATTAAGGAATGGAGGTAAGTCAAGGTCTTCGATAGATGACTCATTATTATTCCTTGAATTAAGTAATTCAAGCTTATAATTGACACATTTAGACCACCAGTGTGGGACAATTTCTTTTTCCATAAAAACTCCTGGCTCAGGTTTTTCATAATATGATATAATGTCTGAGGCAAATCGTCTAATAATTTCATTATTGTCTTCTCGCACAACCCTCCTGATTAAAGGCTTGAGTTCTAGCCACCAGATGTAATGAAATGCACATAAGGTTGTTATTCGCATACCTTCTGATGGGTGAGATAATGCATTTTGAAAAATATTGAATACATTCTTATCGTAAGATTTGAATATTAGTGCCAATCGTTGAATAAAAGTTAGGTGATCTTGATTGAAAGGCAAACGTTTAGCTAAATTCTTCTCGTTGGCTAAATCTCCCAACATAACTTGATGATACTGTAGCTCTCCTTCTAAAGAAACATAATTAACATTCTTTTTAATGGCTTGAACAACATCTTGTGATACATCGCTATTTACAACAATGTAACTTCCTTCAATTAAGGAATCAAAAACTAAAAGAATATTACTATTAGAAATTATCCATTTTTCATAACGAGGCTTGTCTCGCACAAAAAAACCTGTTTGATCTACCAAGGTTGCTCCTAATGATTCTAACAACTCTCCGACAATTTCTAGTGGATCTTCTTGTCCCTCATAACTTTCTCCTCTGATTATAATTCGGTCATTTTGTATTTCCATTTTATAAAGATTTTTTATTTAAAGAAGTCAAATATTCTACAATTTGTTCTTGCATATATTTTTTAATTATAACCAACTTTTCCGCTTTTTTTAGCTGTGTTTTTGATTTTAATATTTTGGATAGTGATCCTACGTGTTTTCCTAACCAATCTTGAGTTATATCAACTTCTTAAATCTAACGATGACGAACAAACAGTTTGTGCTTGCACTCTGAGCTTGACTCGGAGCAACTATTCTTGCGCAAGCAAACCCAAGGTGGCCAATGCAAGCTTGAGTATTTGTTTTTTGCAAAAATATGGAAGTTTCAAAATCCCGATTTTTCTTCGGGGCAAGATGCTTCCTCGAAAAAAGGCACAAGTTACGCTATGCTAAACTTGCGCCAGATGAGGTCTTTGATTCGTTTGCTTATCTCCCTAACAACCACTCTGGTTCCCTTGGGTATTTCAATCTTTTTCTTGGGTTTTTTTAGAAGACCTATTCCTAAGACTAAACTTGTTTACCTCCATTAGCTGGCGCAAGTCTCCAGACTTGTGTCCCACGTAGCCAATTCAAGCTCAATGATTTTGTTTTTTGTAAAAACATGGAAGCAAGATGCTTCCTCTAAAAAAAGGCACAAGCGAGGGACGCTTGCGCTAGGTGGTGCCTGCTCGTTGAGCTTCTTCAAGTCGCGGTCTTTGTCTTTCAAAACCTTGGCGCGGTGTTGCTTTTGTCTGCCTACTTCTTTCTCTAATTTACCTCTAGGTTCGGCAAGTTTGGGCTCCAAAATTTCTTCCATGCGTTCATCGGCAAGTTGCCTGGCTTCGGGAGGCACTTGCGCCGCCAAATAATCCTTCATCTGCTCGTTGGCTTGAGTCTCCACATCGGGTATCTCAGTCTTTACGGCAGGCACCTCCACCTTTTCCTCTAGCTTTTTCGGTTGTAAATTGTCAGGCCCAGGGTGTTGGCGCAAATCGGCGTTCAAACGCTCTTTTTCTTTGCGCACCTCTTCGTCGCGTTGGCTGCGTTGTTCCTTGGCACGGGCGGGGTTTGCCTGCCCCCTCAGTTGGTTTTGGGGAGCCTTGCCTGCCTTGGCATTGATACCCGCATCTGCCACAGGCACCAGGTCGGTCATATCGGTCAAACTCTTCCACAAATCGGCCAAGCCACCAAACAAACGCGAGAAAAAGCCTTTTTCTTCCTTTTCGGGCAACTTTGCCTTGGGGGGC
This window of the Microscilla marina ATCC 23134 genome carries:
- a CDS encoding Na/Pi cotransporter family protein; translated protein: MSGSVDFWKFLAGLGIFLIGLFFLEEALKNLAGSSFKKLLRKHTQNPLKAIITGTLVTAVLQSSSVVTLIVLAFVGAGVMSLRNALGVIIGSNLGTTFTGWIVATLGFKVDIEGFAMPFIAIGGLSLIFFKDNKKLSEFGRFFLGFGLLFLGLNFMKASIEQFASGFDLSPYIAYGPYALFLVGFVLTAIIQSSSAAMVITLSALNAGMMPLEAAAAMVIGNDLGTTITILLGGLSGTAAKKQVAMSHFLFNLMTDLTALILLYPLLHLVTKIAGNDNKLMTLVLFHSAFNLLGILLTFPFLGFFARFLENKFKHNDHMVASHINKVTSQVPEVAIAALKSEITHLIELVFVLHLKVLNLKTGLFDFGQGIVGAEGKQAFGEKDYPAVYESLKQLESEIVPFYLKVQNEPLSSEEFSQLNQLIHAARYAMMSAKDFKDIAHNIEEFERSANDSKIALFEFLKGRLHDFYLELHRLLKLTESGKLSTKLPTYIQENQDISAQFLKETYQQINQGDLGETDISSLLSVNREVYNANQHLLLAMQDAASMLAK